ATGACGATGGGGATGAGCACTTTGATGGCGTTGTAGAGGATGACCGCGACCCCACCCCAGGCGAGATTCTTCCAGTATCGCCGGAGGTAGGGTACTAGCGGTTTAAGTCGTTCCAACATAGTGATTTCTGGGTGTCCTTGGGATCAGATGAGGCTAGAGGGTCTCAGGATGCGGGGGAGTGGTTGATGGAGGGGTCGGGGACGTCGGGTTTGCGGGTGGCGTATCGGTTGCTGGCTTGGCCGGCGGAGTGGACGGGGTCTGCGCGGGCGGAGTGGCGGAGGGCTGCGCGGGTGTCTCGGATGGCTTCGGCGCTGCATTTGGAGGAACGGGAGCCTGCTTTGGCTGCGGTGGAGTGTCGGACATGGAGACCAGCTCGACGTCGAAGATGAGGTCTGCTTTCGCCGGGATGACGGGAGGCCGGCCGGATTCTCCGTAGGCCAGTTGGTACGGGACGAAGAGGCGGCGCTTGCCGCCGACATGCATGCCTTGAAAACCTGTGTCCCAGCCCATGATGACGCGGTGCGCGCCGTAGGGGAAGGTTATCGGTTCGCCGCCGGGGTGATCGAAGGAGGAGTCGAACTTGGTGCCGTTGGTGAGCCAGCCGGTGTAGTGGACAGTGTAGTACTTGCGCTCTTCAGCGGGGCCTCCGGTGCCGATTTTGGTGTCGATATACCTGAGCGTGTAGAGAGGCTTGGGGAGTCCGACTACCTTGGGGATGTTGGGCGGCGTGGTTGCGGTCTTTGCAGCGGTGGTGTGGTGCGGGGTGGTCGTGGTTGCTTTTGGGGTGGTTTGGGCGGTGGCGACGGTTGTAAAAGCGGCCAAAAGGGCGATCGAGGGGAGCTTTGCAATCATTGTGGTTCCAGTTTAGGACGTTTGCGCTTAACAGAGGTGAACAGTAGAGGATTTTCGCCTTGAGTATAAAACTATTTAATAATTTGGTTGAATAGTTTTAGTTTTTGAATTATATTCAACCACATGGTTGAATTGTCAGTTGCTTCTTTGGATTCCGTGTTTCATGCTCTTTCGGACGCTACGCGTCGCGCGATTCTGCGGGACGTGAGCCGGGAGGCCAGGACGGTGGGGCAGATTGCAGAGCCTTACAACATGTCGCTGGCGGCAGTGTCGAAGCATCTGCAGGTGCTGGAACGGGCGGATTTGATTCGGCGGGAGAAGAAGGGCAACTTTCGGATGGTGCAGTTGAATGCGGATAGTTTGCGGGCAGCGCAGGAGTGGCTTGCCTACTACGAAACATTCTGGACGGGCCAGTTGGATGCCCTCCAGAATTACCTGGAGACGGCGGAGACGCCGGGAGAGGATGTGCGGAATGGCAACTCTGGAGATGGATCAAAAGAAGGTTGACGGAAGCGCTTTGAAGCTTGAGTTGACGCGGGTGATTCGGGCGAGCAGGGCACGGGTCTACGAGGCTTGGACGCGGCCGGAGATCTTGCAGAAATGGCATGCGCCGGGCGATATGAATTTTGTGAGCGCCACGCTCGATGTGCGCGAGGGGGGAACTTACGAAGTTTTATCGCAGGGGATGATGTGTGCCAAGGAGGGGATGACGGACGAAGAGAGAAAGCGTCAAGTAGCGGTTCGTGGGCAGTATTTAAGGGTGATTCCGAACGAGCTGCTGCAGTTTACGTGGAACGGAAGTTGGGCTCCAACGGAAACCTCGATGGTGACGGTGTTTCTGAGAGATGTCGAGGGCGGAACGGAGATACGGTTGCAGCATGAACAGTTCGCTACGGAGAGCTCGCGAGATGGTCATGGGATGGGCTGGGAGAGCTTGTTTGGGAAGCTGGCTACGGCGCTGGAGGGCTGATGGGAGGAACGGCGAGTGGCGGACGGGTGGGTCCGCTGCCGTCGACTGCTTTGCGACGGGTTGCTGGCGGGCAGAGCTGGTAGTGAATTTGGAGAGTTCGAGACAACAGCAGATTCCTCCGCTTCGCTGCGGAATGACAACAAAAAAGCAATTACAAACAGAAAAGAAAAAACAATTACGAACGAAGAGCAACGATGACAAACGAAGAGCAATAATGACAAGCGAAAAGCAGCAACAAAAACGGGTCGAGGTGACGCCGTTTTTGTTCGAACGACGGCTACGTCGGTGTGCGCAGGAGAAGATAGGCGCCGGTGATGCTGAAGAGGAGATCGGGCGTCCAGGCGGCGAGGACTGCGGGTAGGGTGTTGACGTTGCCGAGGGATTCGAAGATGAGTGCGATGACCCAGTAGGTGATGGCGAGGCCTATGGCTGTGGCGATGCCGGTGAGGGATCCTTTCTTACCCATGGATAAAGCGAAGGGGATGGCGAGGATGGCCATGACGAGGGTAATCAGTGGGTAGGCGATTTTTTTGTTGAGCTGGACGCTGAGGCGCTTGGTGTCGAAGCCGGACTGCTTGAGGTCGGTGATGTAGCGCGAGAGTTCGGTGTAGCTCATCTCCTGCGAGGGGATGTACTCCTTCTTGAAGTAGCCGGGTTGCTCGCGGATCTCGGGGAAGGTGGCCACGGTGAAGGGTTGATAACTGGCGATGGTCTCGCCGGAGAAGGTGCGCTGCCAGCCGTTGTCGAAGACCCAGTTGTTGACTTTGGGGTCCCATTGGGCGGTTGCGGCGAAGATGCGGCGCTGGAGGGTGAAGGAAGCGGGGTCGAACTCGAAGACGGTGAGGTTGGCGAAGGTATCTTTTTCGGCGTTGAAGTACTGGTAGTAGAAGATGCGGGAGGGTTCACCGGCGTTGTTGGTCTGGCCGGAGATCCACTGGCGGTCGGGTCGCGAGAATGTCTGGGTGGGTTTGTCTTTGATGATGGAGAGGAGAGCTTCCTGGCGGCGGTTGGCGGCGGGGAGGTAGAGCTCGTCGAAGGCAAAGAGGCCAGCGGAGATGAGGATGGTGACGACCAAAACAGGGGTAATGATGCGGTAGAGGCTGATGCCGCTGGACTTCATGGCGGTGAGCTCTGAGGTTCGGCTGAGAGAGCCGAAGGTAACGAGGACCGCGACGAGTGCGCAGAGGGGCGTGATGTTGTAGAGGATGTAAGGGATGAGCGTGACGAGGTATTCGCCGACGGTGATGAGCGGCGTGCGATTTTTGAAGATTGGGCCGATGAGCTCGAAGAAGGTAAAGATGAGAAAGAGTGTGGAGAAGGAGCTGAGGACGATGGCGAAGTTGGTGGCGTACTCGCGCATGACGTAGTCGTCGAGCAGGAGAGGGAATTGAATGCGTACGATGCTGCGGAAGCGGCGGAGGAGAGTGGCGACGTCGTATCTGGAGCGGACGTTGGCGGATTCGTGTCCGTTGCTGGTGAGGCGGGTGATGAGTTTGCTGAGCCAGACGCCGATGGTGGAGACGAGGCTGAGGGCGATGCCTCCGCGGGACATTTGATAGAGGAGGATGGCTCCGGCGGCGGCGAAGAGGAGGTTCGCTCCCCAGACACCGAGGAAGGGAGAGAGCTTGCCTGATTGCGCGAAGGCTACTCCAACGGAAGAGAGGAAGTAGTAGATGAAGACGAGCAGGATGGTGAGGACGAAGCCGGTGGATTTACCGCCACGTTTGGAGGAGATTCCTAGCGGAACGCCGACGAGCATGAGGACAAGGCAGGCGAAGGGGTAGGAGAAGCGTTTGTTGAACTCGATGCGATAGACGGAGGATTCGTGGCCGCTAGAGGCCTTGATGGCGTTAGCGCGGCGCCAGAGTTCGGGCAGGGAGAGCGCCTGAATGGGCGTGTTGACGCGGCCGAGGTGAGCGTCTTCGGGGGCTTCGGTCTCGATTGGAACGTCGGTGCTGGTGAAGGTGGATATGTTGTATTGGTTGGGGTCGCTGGAGGAGGTGTCGTGCTGGCCGCCGTTGAGCAGATGAAGGCGGATGGTTTGGGCGTCCTGCGTGTTGGGCGCGCCGTTGACGACGACGGCCTGGTCGGCGGTGGTGATGTGGGGATCGGCTGGCTCGGTGAGGTCGGCGAGGAAGACGTGATGCCAGAGAGCGGCTCCGGCTGCGGGGCTGACGTCCTGAATGTAGAGGACGCGGTCTTTGAACTCTTCGTAGAAGACGCGGGGCTGAACCTCGAAGGAGGCCTGCGAAGACTTCAAAGATTCTCCGAGGGCGATGAGGCCGGAGGCGGCGCGTGGGGCGAGATACAGCGAGTTAAAGAGGCCCAGCGCGAGGGCCACCGCGGAGACGATGGAGACGATGCGGACGAAGTCGATGGCTCCCATGCCGCTGGCGCGCATTGCGGTGATTTCGCTGTCAGCGGCCAGGCGGGAGAGGCCCAGAAGGATGCCGACCAGAACGGCCATGGGGATGGTGACGGTGAGGGCTGGAGGAAGGGTGAAGGCAATGATGCGGGCAACATCCCCCATAGTGGCGGAGTCGCGTACGACGAACTCGAGGATACGGCCGAGGTCGCGCATGAAGATGATGAAGGTAAAGAGGGCTCCGCCGAGGAGGGCGTGCGAGGTGACTTCGCGGAGAATGTACCGGGTGATGATGCGCATTTGTTTGCTGCTTAATGTGGCTGGTTTCAAGTGTATCGTGTGCGCGGTGGATTGCTGGTTGATGGGGAAGGAGTTAGGTGCTGATTCGAACTCGAGGCAACTCGGAGAGAGATTGTGCACTCCATCTTCAGAGACAAATACTGCATGGGGTGAGTTCGCGCGGCAGTTGATGCCGAGTGCGAAACTGGGAGTTTGAGACGGGATTGAAGTTAGAACCGAGATTCAGAAATGATGATTCGCCGATGTCGCTAGATATTTTTGCCTCTGAGCGTGTTGCCGCTGAGCTTTCGCCGAGCAGGATTTTGCTGGTCGATGACGATCCGGATATGCGCGCGTTGACGCGGACGTTCCTTGAACATGAAGGTTATGGGGTTTTTAGTTCGGGGGACGCGGAACGGGCAGCACAGATCTTTCGCAGCGTGCCGGAGATCGATCTGTTGGTGACGGATTTGTATATGCCCGGCAGGTCGGGCATGGAACTGGCACGCGAGTTGAAGGTGATCCGTAGTGAGTTGCCGGTACTGATGATTTCGGGTGGGATGGTGGATGGCGCGCAGAAGTTGCGGTTGGAACAGGAGGGTTGGAGTTTCCTGGCGAAGCCGTTCCGATTGCCGGAGTTGTTGAGCACAGTGCATCGGATTCTTGCGCCGATGGAGGCGCAGAGGTGGAGAGAGGCGCGTTAACGATTGCTTGCTGCCAGTCTTTCGGCGACGAGTATTAGCGCTCTTGGTTGGTGGGTCGGAGTTCTTTTTCCATTAAGATGAAGTGGCACGGCAGGATGAGAACTTCAGGGCGTATGTAAGGAGCTTCGCCAACGATTTTGTAACCTTGTCTCTGATACCACGCGAGGAGTTCCGGCCTGAGATCGATAACGGAGATCTCGATGAGACGGCAGTCGTGGTCGCGACAGAGTTGCTCGCCTGCCTTCATCAACTCTCTGCCGGTTCCCATGCTTTGCCAGCCGGGATCGACGGCAACCATGCCAATATAGCCGTGGTCGTTATCGCGCAGCTCGATGTATATCAAACCGAGCAATCCATCTCCATCTTCCTTGAGGAGAAGGGTGCCTTTCTGAAGATATTCCGCGACCTGTTCAGCGTTGGTTCGTTCGGTGCGCTTGAAATAGTTGTCGCGGGCGAAGGCGCGATTGATGAAGGGCACCAGTCGACCAGTGTCTTCAGGCGTGGCCGTCCTAAGTTGAGTGGCGAGGTCTGACCCGAGTGCCGGTGTCGATGTATGGGACAAGGTTATGTGTTTTCCTTCGATCGATGATGGAACAGGTCAGGAATGCTCAATGGCTCCCTCAAATTCGATAGCCACGTTGATGCCAAGACTTCCTTAATTATAAATACGCCTAGGGATTGGCGAGGAAGCGGTAGCCGACGCCGCGGACGGTGACGAGGTGTTGGGGATCGGCGGGATCGTCTTCGATGTAGCGGCGGAGTCGGACGATAAAGTTGTCGATGGCACGGGTGTCCGTGTCTTCGTGGACTCGCCAGACGTCTTCAAGAATGGCTGATCGCGAGACGATCTGGCCTTCTCGCTCGGTGAGATAGCGGAGAAGATCGGCCTCCATCAGGGTGAGGTGGGTGATGCGATTGGGTGCGATGAGTTCCAGGGTGTCGAATCGGATGGTGCGGTGATTGAAGGCGTATTCATCCGTTTGATCCGTGACGGCGGGCGGTGGAGTCTCTGGGGTTGCGGCGTTCTGCCAGGCAGTGCGGCGGAGTAGTGATTTGAGGCGAACAAGAAGGATGTTGAGGTCGAAGGGCTTGGCGAGGTAGTCGTCGGCGCCGGCCTCGATGCCTTCGAGAACCTCTTCGGGGCGGGAGCGGGCGGTGAGCATGAGGACGGGAGTGTAGTGATGGGCTTCGCGGAGTGCGCGGACGATGGTGAAGCCGTCGGTTCCGGGCAACATGCCGTCGAGGATGATGGCGGCGATGCGTTCTTCGGGACTGTTTTTTTCGGCGAGGAGATATGCGAGGGCGGCGTCGCCGTCAGATTCGTGATGGGTGCGATAGCCTTCCGCCTGAAGGTTGAAGAGGAGGCCCTGGGCGAGATGCTCTTCGTCTTCTACGAGAACGATGAGTGGGGCGGTGGGTTCGGTCATGGCGTTTCCGGTCCGGCTCTCTTCCGTTCTGTTTTGTAACTTTAGACGTTACGATTTCTTTAGAAGCTCGGTGAACAGACCGCTGAGGCCATTCCATGCTATTTGAACTCCGATGCAGAGCAGAATGAAGGCCACGACGCGAAGGATGCCGTGCGCGGTCGCCGGCGAGATGGTGCGGGCGATTTTGGGAGCATAGGCGTAACACAGATAGATAAGAGCGCTGAGCACGATGACGGCGATGAAGAGGCCTAGATGGGCGAGGACTTTGTCTTCGAGAGTTGTCTGTTCCGTGTGCACGCTGAGGGTGAGCATAACTACGATACAGCCAGGGCCGGCGGTGATCGGGAAGGTGAAGGGATAGAAGGCTTTTTGTTGAAGGCTGTCGATCTCTGCAGGTGTTACGGCGGGGGCCGCGGCTTCGGTCTTCTCTGGGCTGGGGGTGCTGTCCGGTTGATTCAGGAGCGACCAGGCGATCATGGCGATGACGATGCCTCCCGAGACTTGAACGATGGGAAGCGAAATGCCGAAGAAGCCGAGAAGATAAGAACCGATGAGTTCGATAACGGCGAAGAAGATTACGGTGTTGATTGCGATGCGGCGGGCGAGGCCACGATAGATGTCAATGGGTGCAGCGCCGACGAGACCAAGGAAGATCAGCGCGGAGCCGAGGGGGTTGATGAGCGGCAGAAGCGCGCTGAATCCAAGGGCGAAGTATTTCCAGAGCAGAAGCATGGAGATCACGAAGTCGATTGAGATTAGCTACAAGCTTTGATGTGATTGTACGTCTCGTATTCCTTAAGGAGTTCTTGAAGGAGAGTACAAGGGTGCGCTAGTTGGTGATGGCTGAAGAGGCTGGTGCGGCGAGCGGAAGGGTGATGGAGATGGTGGTGCCGAGGCCGGGGCCGGGGCTGATGGCGGTTGCCTCGCCGCCGTGTTGACGGGCGATGTTACGAACGAGAAAGAGGCCGAGGCCTGTGCCTTTGATCTTGGCCATGGCCCTACCGGGGACTCGGTAGAAGCGTGTGAAGATGCGTTTGAACTGGTTGGCGGGCAGACCGACGCCGGTGTCGGTGACCCGGAGGGCGACCCAGGTGTAGTTGGATATGGAGAGCGAGCAGCGGATGTGAACTCCTTCAGGGGAGTATTTGACGGCGTTATCGAGAACGTTGAGGACGGCGGTGCGAAGATC
This Tunturibacter gelidoferens DNA region includes the following protein-coding sequences:
- a CDS encoding ArsR/SmtB family transcription factor, with translation MFHALSDATRRAILRDVSREARTVGQIAEPYNMSLAAVSKHLQVLERADLIRREKKGNFRMVQLNADSLRAAQEWLAYYETFWTGQLDALQNYLETAETPGEDVRNGNSGDGSKEG
- a CDS encoding response regulator, producing MSLDIFASERVAAELSPSRILLVDDDPDMRALTRTFLEHEGYGVFSSGDAERAAQIFRSVPEIDLLVTDLYMPGRSGMELARELKVIRSELPVLMISGGMVDGAQKLRLEQEGWSFLAKPFRLPELLSTVHRILAPMEAQRWREAR
- the lptF gene encoding LPS export ABC transporter permease LptF, with the protein product MRIITRYILREVTSHALLGGALFTFIIFMRDLGRILEFVVRDSATMGDVARIIAFTLPPALTVTIPMAVLVGILLGLSRLAADSEITAMRASGMGAIDFVRIVSIVSAVALALGLFNSLYLAPRAASGLIALGESLKSSQASFEVQPRVFYEEFKDRVLYIQDVSPAAGAALWHHVFLADLTEPADPHITTADQAVVVNGAPNTQDAQTIRLHLLNGGQHDTSSSDPNQYNISTFTSTDVPIETEAPEDAHLGRVNTPIQALSLPELWRRANAIKASSGHESSVYRIEFNKRFSYPFACLVLMLVGVPLGISSKRGGKSTGFVLTILLVFIYYFLSSVGVAFAQSGKLSPFLGVWGANLLFAAAGAILLYQMSRGGIALSLVSTIGVWLSKLITRLTSNGHESANVRSRYDVATLLRRFRSIVRIQFPLLLDDYVMREYATNFAIVLSSFSTLFLIFTFFELIGPIFKNRTPLITVGEYLVTLIPYILYNITPLCALVAVLVTFGSLSRTSELTAMKSSGISLYRIITPVLVVTILISAGLFAFDELYLPAANRRQEALLSIIKDKPTQTFSRPDRQWISGQTNNAGEPSRIFYYQYFNAEKDTFANLTVFEFDPASFTLQRRIFAATAQWDPKVNNWVFDNGWQRTFSGETIASYQPFTVATFPEIREQPGYFKKEYIPSQEMSYTELSRYITDLKQSGFDTKRLSVQLNKKIAYPLITLVMAILAIPFALSMGKKGSLTGIATAIGLAITYWVIALIFESLGNVNTLPAVLAAWTPDLLFSITGAYLLLRTPT
- a CDS encoding SRPBCC family protein, yielding MATLEMDQKKVDGSALKLELTRVIRASRARVYEAWTRPEILQKWHAPGDMNFVSATLDVREGGTYEVLSQGMMCAKEGMTDEERKRQVAVRGQYLRVIPNELLQFTWNGSWAPTETSMVTVFLRDVEGGTEIRLQHEQFATESSRDGHGMGWESLFGKLATALEG
- a CDS encoding FKBP-type peptidyl-prolyl cis-trans isomerase; translated protein: MIAKLPSIALLAAFTTVATAQTTPKATTTTPHHTTAAKTATTPPNIPKVVGLPKPLYTLRYIDTKIGTGGPAEERKYYTVHYTGWLTNGTKFDSSFDHPGGEPITFPYGAHRVIMGWDTGFQGMHVGGKRRLFVPYQLAYGESGRPPVIPAKADLIFDVELVSMSDTPPQPKQAPVPPNAAPKPSETPAQPSATPPAQTPSTPPAKPATDTPPANPTSPTPPSTTPPHPETL
- a CDS encoding GNAT family N-acetyltransferase produces the protein MSHTSTPALGSDLATQLRTATPEDTGRLVPFINRAFARDNYFKRTERTNAEQVAEYLQKGTLLLKEDGDGLLGLIYIELRDNDHGYIGMVAVDPGWQSMGTGRELMKAGEQLCRDHDCRLIEISVIDLRPELLAWYQRQGYKIVGEAPYIRPEVLILPCHFILMEKELRPTNQER
- a CDS encoding MarC family protein codes for the protein MLLLWKYFALGFSALLPLINPLGSALIFLGLVGAAPIDIYRGLARRIAINTVIFFAVIELIGSYLLGFFGISLPIVQVSGGIVIAMIAWSLLNQPDSTPSPEKTEAAAPAVTPAEIDSLQQKAFYPFTFPITAGPGCIVVMLTLSVHTEQTTLEDKVLAHLGLFIAVIVLSALIYLCYAYAPKIARTISPATAHGILRVVAFILLCIGVQIAWNGLSGLFTELLKKS
- a CDS encoding response regulator transcription factor, with product MTEPTAPLIVLVEDEEHLAQGLLFNLQAEGYRTHHESDGDAALAYLLAEKNSPEERIAAIILDGMLPGTDGFTIVRALREAHHYTPVLMLTARSRPEEVLEGIEAGADDYLAKPFDLNILLVRLKSLLRRTAWQNAATPETPPPAVTDQTDEYAFNHRTIRFDTLELIAPNRITHLTLMEADLLRYLTEREGQIVSRSAILEDVWRVHEDTDTRAIDNFIVRLRRYIEDDPADPQHLVTVRGVGYRFLANP